Below is a genomic region from Anoplolepis gracilipes chromosome 1, ASM4749672v1, whole genome shotgun sequence.
tttttatatttttatacttctatacctgtatacattttttttactttctaataTACTCGTAGTGTTCAGTGATACTCAACACTCAAAATAAGTAAAACGTTCAAGATATAATGtctagattttaattataatttcttaatatatatttagaactaataacattgtataattaaactaataacatatgcaataatttaataaaaaataaaatgctaaaCTTAACATGCACATATTTcgtaagttaaaaatattgacaagtatctttactttcttttttccacTAATGGAGAAGAGGGAAAATCCTTTATGGATATCCTGCAGCGCACCGGGATTATGCGGAACTGAATGCAACGGAGCGCGGGAATAATAAACCCCGCTAACCCCGTACGTTTCCCGCTAAAAACCCCTCTCTCAACAAAAAAAGCCAGATGTGTTATCTGTGTTCAAAAAGGAAGAACTCATAAACAAGAAAGTATCTTTATcttaagagataaaaatttaatattaatagctcCTTCGAAATAAACAGTTTTTTCTGAACTgatattaagttttatttgtaaaaacaaatatttttataagtctctgtTTTAGGAAATGGGTTAAATTGTAAGTCATAAgtctcaaaaataataaatcatgaaTTTCAATAGTAGTAAAAAGCAATCGCATAGAAAGCTCCTacctaaaacagaaaaatgctGACTGTCTATCCTGATTGGTCAGTCAAATAATAGTTTGAAACCTTTGTGTCGAAGAAGAATGCATTTACAACCTGAACCATATAAAAGACAAtattcatacacacacacacacacacacacacacacacaacatacAGAAAAATGAAAACGCATAACAACAGATACCAGTGAGTAGATGTGTCCAACTGCGTCAGAAACGTAAAAGAAGACGAACCGTTCAGATCAATCGCTAGTAGAAGTACGAGCAGCTACAATACAAGAAATGTTGTGCTCTtacattcatttatataaataaaaatatcattgataATATGAAACTAGTAAATTAACATCAATTGGAAGCTATTGTGAGCATTGCCGTATTTTTTCCACGATGACTAAGAAGATAACATGCTTGCCCGAAGAAGTGATAACTATGATTCTGAAAGATAAGAGAGTCAGCATCGAGGATGTCGTCAATTTCCAGACCACGTGTAGAAAATACCACCATATACAACTGAACAATAAGTTTtgggaaaagaaatattatcagaggtaattttttatttataaattttttaaattaacatttttgtattaattttttacatatccaatttttatcattcaacAAAATAGTTTTACTAAAAGCCAAATCGTAATGTTATTATGTTGTTATCTTATCATAAGTTATGCCTACTGCTTCACTACACATTGAACTTGCTCATAGTATtacactttaatataattataaaaaatcaaaattcttaaattctaataaatctgAAATCCCTATCGTAATGTTTAAAGGTTCGATGAGTTATAATAAATCGATCAATTCCTTGCTATGCATCACATAATAAGGATAGCTTGTTATTGCTCATAGCATGTGacgaattattattgtaatttataattttactttcttgttttattaataaattatagcgCATAAGAGTTACTCTTTTTGATTATTACATCCTTAAacatatgtcatatttttatataaattaacctattaaatataattaaaattattaaaaatacaggttaaataaaaaaacctttttAACTAGTGTATtagaaagtttttatttataaatgatttacGATAAATGcgattttatgtaattaaaaagatatttcttttattttatggtGTAAAACATGAAAAAGTACAAATCAAAATGCTGTTaccatttttatgtatatttatgttaaaaaataataataaaaatgtatatataaatttttatttgtataataatactcAAAAacatttatgcaaatattcaataattacattttattcaatattcaataattctttatttatttcaaaattatacgcAATTAGGTgactaattttaaataacgcattaatatttctcaaaaacaaATAAGCTTCCACCGAAAAAcgatttttatgcaaaagtgTTGTGACTTAAAAAAGAAGACATGAGATGGTGCCATTAATTTGATCTTAAGCacgtatcaaaattatatggaGGAGGAACtttgtttttgtaaattactaattttatatataaatcaatttctcgCAATATCTGCGTAGAAAGTTATGAGGATATGAGgaccaaaaatttaataatttactagatattttatactttaatttgatataattatacttaattttgcataaactatgaaatatcctataaatttcattttgcgattttcttaCCTCactatttttatgtacaaaataatgagaatgaccaattagtgtaaaaaaaacacatagttgtgttaaggaaaaaaatataaatttgcaataaccATTTATCTTTAAGACAACTATGTATTTTcattacaccaattgattcatttcattattctgtgcatgaaaaaatattaaggcaaagtaataatcaaaaaataaatattttacgagatatatcATAGTTTATGTTAATTACGCTTGATCTTCACCTCACCTTGCAACACACATCTAAGGTCAAATCAATGGCATTATTTCATCTTATCACCTCGAAGTCACAAAACTTTTgcacaaaacattttttgacgAAAGctattattttagagaaatatcAATACATCATTTAAAATGAACCATCTTAtgcaaaatactttttttaaaacattcataaatgatatatcctggaaaaattatattaaaaccatatcatttcttaaaactttttgttaaaattttatagtttttacaattttataaagcattacatgcaatcaattttatgtatttaaagattgtaaaatttaaatattttctttattttaaaatattttttcaggcTTTAATCTCATTTGCATAGCACACATGTGTAGAATCAAAATTCcaacacatttattttttacgcgatttttcattcaattatCATTTAAAGACAAACTTATgataaactagggtatgatggccatacaaaaaagatggccacaggttataattttttcaataatcactACATAGtacgcttttttagtcattgtcaaagataatcgatatttacagtagtttatatGCATACACTGtttgaaataacaatattgtgaatcttatatcatattttcagttttgactacctgctaccttttttatttatccactaaaaactgttataacgtcgaataaattacagttaagctatcgtaattgacgttagaaatattataaagatatgtaaattgttatatgacctataatttttatttttatttttactatttttttataaatattatggtaaTCTTTCCGTCGCTATGATCATCTTCTCcctaaaagttgggtaagatggccaatgcttatgttgtactattttgataacataaaatttctattaaatatttttcttttaatttcgataatattatataatttaagcttcagtgaatatgtcaaacactattaaaaaatgacaaacaTAAAAGtacgttttttgcaatttaaaaaactatggccatcttacccgagtttactcTAATAATGCAAGATGAACGCAGTAAAAACATCTCGATAACGCATTGTGTGTGCAAATGTGTGTGTTACTATTCATTactattgttataattttactatttaattaaaaacattattataatttctctattaaataacaaaattgatattatttataatacttttaatttattatttatttaaaatattaaaaagtatttaatttaatatttatatgtatgttagatatgtttatatgcctgaaatttattgcttatattgtatcattatttgatatatttttaagaacttctttctattttaattataggtGTCCTACTgcgaaaaaaaagtataacaaaGAGAAACaggagaaaatttttaatgactttaaaatagattttaaagaagaaataaaattatctctagaatatataattaaaataaaacaactaCAGCATATGATAACTGTGATGTTCGAGAATAACTTATCGGAtagtgcaataaaaatattgagatcTCAACTGAATTTCTCACTTGAACATTATCTGTGTACTATAGCTAAAAATTCtatgctttattattttgttgtagACGAgctaaatagaattatttctgCAAAACAATTATggtaaaattctataaattaaacaaatataatttttattataaattaaagttaatacaattaatatttaaatattttttagggAATCAAGTTGCAATTTAACAAGTATATATGACCTTGGTATATTTTTTCGACGTCTAAAGCAACATCGAGTAATGTACAAGACAGATAAATACATGAATATGCCAAAAGAAAAACAGCTTTTTGAACGGCTATTTACCATTgcaatacaatattttcaaccACATGTGTCTTACTCGGCCATAAAGACATGGTTAGATGAAATTGCAAAAGAAGTACTATCCCgccttaaaaatatatatccagCTCATTCAATTTTCTCGACACCTGAtgatcaatttttcatttggAGAGACAACAAAATCGATGATAATTACTGGAATGAAACAGAAGCAAGACAAATTATGAATGTACTTGAGGAATTTGTATTTCTTGATTTAAAAGACCATAAGTTATTGAAATTTGATATAGaagacaaatatatagattttgtaagttatttatttaaattaagttaaattataattaaagttggTTATgcgcaaatataataatattttatatattttataaatgtttaatataaattttctaatctaTGATATAGATTTCAGAATTCGTTAAAAAGTATCTATTCTCACCTGTTATATACGACAACGTAGCCAGAAGACTCGGCATACGTTGCGTTCTGCGGAGAAAAGGGTGGTTATGGGAGGATGTTGTAATTACATGGAAACCAAAATAGTaagtatctatataattttagttttagaatctttttaatatacattaaattaagtaaacattaaaatatgtatgcatacatacgtatacacatttatacatacatatatacatacatatatacaaaacagAAATAATCAATATGCATAGAcgctaaaaaatattcaaaaattctttctttgaaTAAAAGATCGGAGatatcttgaaattatttaatgaaaccatatcataatatttcttttataaaaatcaacttttaaaattatattttttacacataaacacttttatgtatttaaataaactataaaaataattaatagaataacagaatttttattcatattattacgTGAATTACATGAACACTTTTATCtcaatagattttaaatataaaatgtattcattTAAACgagcttaaaaattttatacaaatgtacatacatatatatgtatgtattagaagaattatacttttaggttattataattataattataattataattttaggtTTTTGATGTTATATTGCGTTTATATAAGATGTGATCATCAGTCCGattctttttgttattttgcaaaaagattAGTATTagcacaaatattttaataaaattatattgtttgaataatattttatttataaatatttttaatttaattatttattaatttagataacTTTACGTAAATCGAACTctaaatacatacaaaataataaagtaattttatccGTAGAATGacaaataacttattttttttaaattgtaaaat
It encodes:
- the LOC140666769 gene encoding uncharacterized protein isoform X2, which codes for MTKKITCLPEEVITMILKDKRVSIEDVVNFQTTCRKYHHIQLNNKFWEKKYYQRCPTAKKKYNKEKQEKIFNDFKIDFKEEIKLSLEYIIKIKQLQHMITVMFENNLSDSAIKILRSQLNFSLEHYLCTIAKNSMLYYFVVDELNRIISAKQLWESSCNLTSIYDLGIFFRRLKQHRVMYKTDKYMNMPKEKQLFERLFTIAIQYFQPHVSYSAIKTWLDEIAKEVLSRLKNIYPAHSIFSTPDDQFFIWRDNKIDDNYWNETEARQIMNVLEEFVFLDLKDHKLLKFDIEDKYIDFISEFVKKYLFSPVIYDNVARRLGIRCVLRRKGWLWEDVVITWKPKYDTVDMHNVEYFYIDEDSSQNYPLNIIRGRRDDIHHYPICFPSIIEWIFRTIFIDKLLKINITSYEWEISILKRLFSGERDITIKPMTVLFHAVHQNGSIILR
- the LOC140666769 gene encoding uncharacterized protein isoform X3, producing the protein MTKKITCLPEEVITMILKDKRVSIEDVVNFQTTCRKYHHIQLNNKFWEKKYYQRCPTAKKKYNKEKQEKIFNDFKIDFKEEIKLSLEYIIKIKQLQHMITVMFENNLSDSAIKILRSQLNFSLEHYLCTIAKNSMLYYFVVDELNRIISAKQLWESSCNLTSIYDLGIFFRRLKQHRVMYKTDKYMNMPKEKQLFERLFTIAIQYFQPHVSYSAIKTWLDEIAKEVLSRLKNIYPAHSIFSTPDDQFFIWRDNKIDDNYWNETEARQIMNVLEEFVFLDLKDHKLLKFDIEDKYIDFISEFVKKYLFSPVIYDNVARRLGIRCVLRRKGWLWEDVVITWKPKYDTVDMHNVEYFYIDEDSSQNYPLNIIRGRRDDIHHYPICFPSIIEWIFRTIFIDKLLKINITSYEWEISILKRLFSGERDITIKPMTTPTFSD
- the LOC140666769 gene encoding uncharacterized protein isoform X1, which produces MTKKITCLPEEVITMILKDKRVSIEDVVNFQTTCRKYHHIQLNNKFWEKKYYQRCPTAKKKYNKEKQEKIFNDFKIDFKEEIKLSLEYIIKIKQLQHMITVMFENNLSDSAIKILRSQLNFSLEHYLCTIAKNSMLYYFVVDELNRIISAKQLWESSCNLTSIYDLGIFFRRLKQHRVMYKTDKYMNMPKEKQLFERLFTIAIQYFQPHVSYSAIKTWLDEIAKEVLSRLKNIYPAHSIFSTPDDQFFIWRDNKIDDNYWNETEARQIMNVLEEFVFLDLKDHKLLKFDIEDKYIDFISEFVKKYLFSPVIYDNVARRLGIRCVLRRKGWLWEDVVITWKPKYDTVDMHNVEYFYIDEDSSQNYPLNIIRGRRDDIHHYPICFPSIIEWIFRTIFIDKLLKINITSYEWEISILKRLFSGERDITIKPMTLRFDMLKEKQPKVRTHEVKYAIGMIVKHSAKYYFNRHQHSPTERYNNHVGVIIGWHFKCKSMFMKESLCTIVPHWDKNNDVHICKHKKGSNLYNEPHYLILTEKAKICYLPQRFISRCPPKWIDNFEIGRYFCRFEGTHYVPNEWLARIYSKDYAAVLESVSLE